The genomic DNA ttactcaaatATTACTGAGAAGTGCATATCTggaatatatttattttcaaattgCAACAGTGTACTGTATAAAATGGAACTATATGTGCCCTGATGTAGTGTGATACTTGTGTGATATCACACAAGTGGTGTAGGTGTAAACTGGACAGATTAAATCTCCTGGCTGGCTAGAGAACACCTTTTGTTCTGTGGGATTTGGGGGAGACGGCAGAGAAACATAGTTAATGCATCTTTTTTTAGGCTGCGGGGCCATGACCAAGACCTAGACAAGTGTCAGAAAGTAGAATTACGTTTTACATCCATtcacaaaaatgttttgaaagtAGATGTTCTTGATAcgaaaatatttgttttgttctgtccCATGTTCAAAATCCAAATTACCACCAGTTCAGAACTCCAGTACAAACATTACTAAGTTTGTTATGTCATGTTATTATGCCATGTTCAGTATGTTTGTGACTCTGAGATGGAGGTGAAATCTGTGAACCTGGGCTGTGGTTTACTGCTCTCTTCCTGTCACAAACACTGTTTGACATCTGTtcatctgttggtttttgttcagGCTGCAGGGATCATTTCTCACTGTGGGAGCAGACTTATAACAGGAGCAGTAGTAGGTGGCTGAATGATCGAGTTTAACTTTCTTTATCTTCAACTCACAGCCAGTCTGTGTTTTCACAGCTGAGAAATCATCTCTCTGAGCATGACCGTAATTTTTATCTATGCTACCACTATTCTTATTAATATCAAGAATCACTctgaatgtttctttttctttcttctggtACCAGAACACATAGCTGCCATCACACTTATTAATCCCTCCACAGCTGAAGGAGACACTTTCTCCAACTCTCCTGGTCAGTGTTAAACCATTCTGATTCAGCTGTTCTGCTGCCATGGTAACCAGTGCTgtagagacacagacagatagatgAAGGTTAGTGTGACAGTGTTTGTTACAGGTTGACTTTGTTGGCTCCTGATTGGCTGGAAACACTCACCTGAACACagacagcacagagcagcagctgggaGGAAAAGCATTTTGTGCAGTGGTGTTTCCTCTGGTGAACCTGGGGAGAAGTGGCGCTCTGATGCAGCTGAGGCCAAACAAGGACGAGCTGTGAGATCAGACGAGGGCCACGTGGTTTCTAACAGGTCCTCAAAGCTCCCATCAGCCCCTGCGGCCCACAGAtaagactgctgctgctgattgacAGCTCAGCTGAAGCTGCTGTGTGGTTTCATCGTCTTCATTTCAATCTGACAGCAGATCCAAAAATCTGGGTCACATGATGCAGAAACACTCAAACACATTCAGGTTGCTGTGAATTTAGTAACACACACTGTtatctgttgttttcttctttatatAATTTGTTGAATATGTTCAGGTTTTCATTCTTTTGTGAaacaaaatcaataaatattcaCAGCATCTCATTTTTAATTGTTCTATTTTATTGATGACAGTTTGAATTCACaggaaatacacaaacacaatattgGCCACGGATGTTAATCACTTACAAATATTTGATGTAGTTGTAAGATCATAATATActtcaaacattttcaaacagataaaaaggaaacacaatGAAAGCAACATAAGGAAACATGAATATGTAGAAACAGGCAGGTGTAGGTCTGCTGCAGGTTCACATCTGTGTCCTCTGATCATTTCATTTGTGTGTTCATCATCTTTATACAAACAAAGAGCAGAAGAAGCTACTTTGAAGGTACAGCTGATAGAAAAATGATCAGACACAGATTTGATTTTTCATAATGatgaatgtttttatttcccCCAAATATATTTAAACTCTTAGTGACAAAATTAAGAAAACtgatatttattcatatttatgtgaaacataaaaaatatatgatgtgaaaatcaattacatttttaacatatattgtaaataaattgtaTATAACAACATTTAGAATGAAAAACTTAtatttaaacaaacacatgtgGTTCTGTTGTGTGTTTAAAATATGTGCACACTGTGGTTCTTTCCCACATCTTCTAATGTGTTTTGTTCCAAGTTGGTTTCAGACTGAAGGATTCATTAAACCCTTTTTAAGAATCATTCAAAATGATGATGATCAATGATAATATCtataaacagtaataaaaacagGGCTGTGTTTTACGTCAGCTTCAGCTTCATTTATTTGTAGCCATGGTTAGATTTCATTTGCAGTAGGCAGTCATCCACCTTTAcatacacatttacacaacagTACAAAAGTAGGCCTGTTTGGAAAGATCTCTGTGATCTCTACCAAGACAAAAGGATCAGAGAGACTGGCGTCGTCTCAACACTGTTCATATTGTTTTCCTTTAGTGCTGCTGACAGCATCTCACAGCGTGGTGTGATACGTGCTGCATCCTTGTAAATGTGTAAATTTACCTCAGAGCCGATTTTTAgttcatgtttgttttcatcACTCGTTGTTGTCACACCAAACCTCCTGTAATAAACTTAATTCTTCGCCATCGAGCGTCTAAGTTttgtctgcgcctgagtccacTCCTCCATGACAACATCTGTttcatattttgtctttttcacttCATAGTAAATAATTagataattcatattttatttaccctgacataaaacacaaagctgtgtgGAGTAAATCTCATTaggaaatatattttatatttacattcaagattttaaaaatattaattctttaaaagcatcactaagtgaatttatatttaatattttaaaaaattgttttaaaaaattaccaCTGATTGAAATCTTAATATTAATATCAAAAGAATTTATAGTACAGCGTGGGTGAACTTAATAAATATTCATCACTGGTAAAATCATCAAATTAGTAAATgatctttgttttgagtttgttTCTCTGTGCTGGTCTTGATTATGAAAATTAtgattttgtttacatttttcagctCAAATTTATTATTTGTATAAATTGTACTAGTCTGAATAATTAAGCTGATTAATCAACgacacatttgttttattaacCTCCTGAGGCACGAACTCTTtcatgaaatacatttttgatttctctttgctctttgggctgattgggacctgatgaatgtttttgtttctgagaaaaatgagatccacatataaGGACATTCACTTTAATTTTCGATGTGGCAGTATAATGtgctcgtaagtggatatcaggcccttgtagagcaaaatgtagtattttggtctagacaacccaaaatgtgttGTTCACATATGTGAACGCCAGGTCCTGGAAGTTAaatgttttacatatttatgATTATTAGGAAAAGTTAGAAAGATGCTCAATATCCATCTGAACTGATGGTGTCTTGTGAAACTGTTTTTACACATGTTTTCTTAATTTATCCACTTTTTTCAGTACTTTTAAATCATAATGGTTCTACATGACTTCTGTGGGATTTAATGTTTAGACTTCATCTTGTATTTTCCTGCTGTAATCGTACTAAACATCAACTCTGTAACAGCTCTGAGTTCACACTTTGTTTCTCTCACATACATGAACACAGATGCTTCCTGGAATCATTCTTTAAGCAGAGTTCATGCTTGTAACTGTCATTGTGTTATTAAAGTGAAAAACCACAGCTAACGGTGTggaggctgcagagcagaaacccACACAGCCCGTCTGCTGCAGGAGAGCAAGTTTATGATCTGTGAATGCTGCAGTCACACAGGTTATgtatcacagaaaaaaaatagaagcaTATTCTTAAAgttcaaatctttatttttacttcaaACAAATAACTACAGTGTTATTTTGTTATGGTGGGTTCTGAATGCATCAGTTGAGTTTTTCTGCAGAGATGTACAAAGAATTAAATCACGTAAAGAATCTAAACTTCTACAAACAcatcaaacatgtttatttgtaAATTTATATTATACAGTTTAAGATGATTATATGAGAAAAGGTCAAATGCAtcataaaagaaacatttaaccAACCAGAATTTAATTAACATTTCTGATTGCTGACTCGAGGAAATCTGATGTTGAGAAAAGGCGAGCAGAAAACAGTCAGTCAGCATGTGTGCAGTTGGTGGACGCTCCCTTGTTTGTGAGGATCATCAGCAGAGAGAGTCCACAGCAGTACACCAGACTCTTCACTATCAGCACTGTGTACAGCAGGCAGAGCAGCTTCACCCTGCACTGAGACTGGAAGGACACTgaaggacagacagacacaaagagacagacagacagtcgGGTTATTCCTCTCAGATCAAGGAGAAAAAGTCCAAATAgaaacagcttcttcttcaaGTGGATGAATTGATGTAGTGTTTGTGTCCACTTGGGGGCAGAAGAACTCCACAAGCAGCTAACAAACTGATCTCTGACATATTATGGTCTGTCTGCTGTTTGGTGCTGAGCAGCTAGTGTACAGTGGCTTTATCAGAGCTTGTTGGATGAAGATTTGATCAATTAGTGACACTTTAAGTCCCTAAACTTGTTCCAGCTCCCTCATTGGACATTGGAGCTGTCCATGCAGAGAGGCAGCAGGTGATCTTACAGTCAGCTGGCTGCAGAGCTGGCAGGTCTGCTGGCTCTCTCTCTGGAGGACAGGAGGCTGCTGGAGCTGGAAGCTCTGAAACAGAAAAGGAGTCAAATGTTTGGAGCTGCAGTGAGAAATGTCAGTCCtctgctcctctgctctctTTGACAGCATCTCCACATGAAGCTGAATCACTGCTGAACACAGTCACCAAGCCTTCATTACCTTGTTGTGTTTGGGCCTCCACTGTGCCCCCCTCGTGCTTCACCCAGCagctgtatttatatgtgtCAGAATCACTCCCATCAACCATCCTGATGGCAATGGTGCGTCCCGACTCCCTGAGCTCCAGCTGCTCTCCCTCAGCAGGGGGCAGCTCCTCCGGTTCTCCGCcgttcttcttctgtcttttccAGGAGAACTGGACCAGAGGAGGAAACATGGCTGAGGCCACACACAGCAGGGAGCTGTTCCCCTCCAGGTGGGCTCTGGATGCTGCTGGGTACACGCTCACCACGGGCTTCACTACCTGCTCATCTGAAGTTTGACAgcagcaacaagcagcacagacacacattcacacagtcagcagcagcttccAGCACTGCACTGCATTCAGTCTGATCCTGGAAACTACATGGACTCTGATCACTAAACTACTCATCAATACAAAGTTCACTACATACACTGGATTCAGCTTCATATCAAACACAGTCATCACCTCATGTCATCATGGCTCACATGTGGAACACTcagcatgtttttaaaagtcaaattaaatttttttcaattttattcgtcatgtgtttgtttgttattgttttatagaAATTTAGTTCAGTccaattttaaaatatatacatttgtCTTTATATAAGtgaaaatttatttttcttattagtCCTTATACACGAGTTCTAACAGAGATACTCTTCTGTccaaaaataaattcatatttttcatatttttttgtactattaataaaattaaatatcatTTCACAAAATTCAGTTCAGCAGATAAAATTTCCATTCTTCTTGTCTTTGATATATTTTACCATAAAGATCATATTTGTCTTTCAGaccttttaatttttaaatatttttctgttaaaattggaaaagtaatgcagtgattattttaagttatgtttttattcatataaaaaactgtagcaaacattttaaaacactaaaactgAAATGGTGAATAAAACGTTTTCAATAAAATGAGATATACTTCATgatatttttagtttatttgacaaagtatatttaataaaaattggTATCCAAAAGTAATTTGTAAAATTTAAGTATTATTAACTTTTTATTGTCACGTACAAATCCACACACACGACTTCATCTCAGAAATACATATCAGAGTTTAACAATGTCATATTCATCCTAAATTTATGTCATATTTTTTCTGAGTTTTCTAATCAGTAtctgttcttttgtttgtttgttttttactagaAAACACTTTTTGAAGTAGCTAAATGAATGTTtgactattaaaaaaatattcgtTCCTCAACATAAAGCAAATATTTCCTGAAACCACATTTGTTGTTAATCTataatgatttaattttaacatcaAATATGATCTTGTGTTCAAAAAC from Pelmatolapia mariae isolate MD_Pm_ZW linkage group LG18, Pm_UMD_F_2, whole genome shotgun sequence includes the following:
- the LOC134617053 gene encoding immunoglobulin lambda-1 light chain-like, which translates into the protein MLFLPAAALCCLCSALVTMAAEQLIQDDLTLTRRVGESVSFSCGETELCDDDWIFWYQKNETFRVIGYTDKSDAACTLETGYDHPQGDDFSAENKKNGCELKIEKVKLDHSATYYCKCYKEDPHRNLYFIFGSGTKLSVTDEQVVKPVVSVYPAASRAHLEGNSSLLCVASAMFPPLVQFSWKRQKKNGGEPEELPPAEGEQLELRESGRTIAIRMVDGSDSDTYKYSCWVKHEGGTVEAQTQQELPAPAASCPPEREPADLPALQPADLSFQSQCRVKLLCLLYTVLIVKSLVYCCGLSLLMILTNKGASTNCTHAD